From Pyrenophora tritici-repentis strain M4 chromosome 1, whole genome shotgun sequence, the proteins below share one genomic window:
- a CDS encoding aminoglycoside phosphotransferase, whose protein sequence is MTPIAALQAAAMPELYSSMPSSPQINVLYLAPGQEIISPEQFRASNPEILATGAGTQLAKMSPSMLVKYGTHASLIEAKNMLYVAERTSIPIPRLFAAYAYGPLDRDVDDFGSVYDTYIFMEFIEGEDLGKSWGKYTPIEKQTISTDLKKHITELRSLPPANYIGSVYEGPVTDVILEWSTTSRGPFKSEGDFNATIADTFIAKSKGQVGPYIRGMVNTHKHGIVFTHGDLRPDNIIVKNGRVIAIVDWEMAGWYPDYWEFVKALHLEVFTNDWASHLLGVLTPYYSTANNGEAERKSN, encoded by the exons ATGACA CCTATCGCTGCACTCCAAGCAGCCGCAATGCCCGAACTGTACAGTTCAATGCCTTCCAGTCCACAGATCAATGTGCTATATCTGGCCCCAGGACAAGAAATCATCAGTCCAGAACAATTTAGAGCATCAAACCCAGAGATATTGGCTACGGGAGCGGGCACACAACTTGCGAAAATGTCACCCTCGATGCTAGTAAAATACGGTACCCATGCGTCTCTTATCGAAGCCAAGAACATGCTGTATGTGGCTGAGAGAACATCAATACCCATCCCAAGACTATTTGCAGCATATGCATACGGGCCTCTAGACCGAGACGTCGACGACTTTGGGAGTGTCTACGATACATATATCTTTATGGAGTTCATCGAAGGCGAAGACCTAGGAAAGTCATGGGGAAAATACACCCCTATTGAGAAGCAAACAATCTCGACAGACCTAAAGAAGCACATAACGGAGCTTCGCTCTCTTCCACCAGCCAACTACATTGGATCCGTATATGAAGGACCAGTCACTGATGTTATATTAGAATGGTCTACAACTTCCCGAG GTCCGTTTAAAAGCGAAGGAGACTTTAACGCTACAATTGCCGACACCTTTATCGCCAAATCAAAAGGCCAGGTTGGCCCTTACATCCGTGGCATGGTTAATACACATAAGCATGGAATTGTCTTTACTCATGGGGACCTTAGACCTGACAATATTATCGTCAAGAATGGTCGTGTAATAGCAATCGTCGACTGGGAGATGGCAGGGTGGTACCCAGATTATTGGGAGTTCGTCAAGGCACTTCACCTCGAAGTGTTCACTAATGACTGGGCATCACATTTACTAGGCGTTCTTACACCTTATTATT CTACCGCTAACAATGGAGAGGCCGAGCGTAAATCCAATTAG
- a CDS encoding Atrophin-1 domain containing protein, translating into MPSIPAKRKPEAAEEADTPFKRAQRTRKPTLKALLGDGSQPTQPIELPESTPDPPTEPPTEVIEPPTRAIEPPCKPVQQPEERPRRASPLPILAASQASRLTDEPAWESQLMFDKPEDSIVQPLAFSSAATEASVEEDSAVSVDFRDFEGVDWSRLKGFVAPLSTPRGKASWIFQHGWRVWKEGTHHPDELYFVCKYCHIHKLPNGVHRVTKSTTAANGHLQLDKPGHRLSKDGPILSKPLRKHGQQSLRQAALSGVKFSLEAYKTIGNFDVQEFRQAAALWLVDNNRPLREFETPAFRKMIRLANPEAEAALWRSHNSVSAFVMRLYSWLRPQVVRALAEAESKVHISFDGWTTKGGKRGFFSVVAHYANSKGAIVDLPIALPQLVGAHTGEAIADAVTKIPAILQHQSQQTRLLCAR; encoded by the coding sequence atgccctctataccagcaaaacgcaagcccgaggctgccgaagaagctgatactcccttcaagcgagcacaacgtacgcgcaaacctacgctcaaggcgctgttgggtgacggcagccagccaacccagccgatagagctgccagaaagtacgccggatccgcctacagagccgcctacagaagttatcgagccgcccacacgggctattgaaccgccatgtaagcctgtacaacaacccgaggagcgccctcggcgggcatcaccactgcctattttggctgcctcacaagcctctcggctcactgatgagccagcctgggagtcgcagttaatgtttgataagccagaggactctattgtacagcctttagctttctctagcgctgccactgaggcttcggtggaggaggatagcgctgtgagcgtcgattttcgcgactttgagggcgtcgattggtcgcgattaaaggggtttgtcgcgccgctgagcactccacgaggcaaggcaagctggatttttcaacacggctggcgtgtctggaaggagggtactcaccacccagatgagttgtactttgtgtgcaagtactgtcatattcataagctacctaatggtgtacaccgagtaacgaagtcaaccactgccgccaacgggcacctccagcttgataaacctggtcatcggctcagcaaagacggtccaatcctaagcaaacctctccgcaaacatggacaacaatcacttcgtcaggcagctctaagcggtgtcaaatttagtctagaggcgtacaagactataggaaacttcgacgtacaagaatttcggcaagcagctgcgctctggctggtcgacaacaacagaccactccgcgagtttgagacgccggcttttcgcaagatgatcaggcttgctaatcctgaggcagaggcggcgttatggaggtctcataacagcgtgtcagcgttcgtgatgaggttgtacagttggctacgacctcaggtggtgcgcgcgttggctgaagccgagagcaaggtacatataagcttcgatgggtggacgacaaaaggcggcaaacgtggcttcttttctgtagttgctcactacgccaacagtaagggcgcgatagttgacctacccatcgcgctgccgcagctggtgggtgcccacactggtgaggcgatagctgacgctgtaaccaaaatccctgcaatccttcagcatcaatcgcagcaaactcggctactttgtgctcgataa
- a CDS encoding RPN6, 26S proteasome regulatory complex component — MAVPDTSSRIAEAQKLAKSEPDKAEHIYKDFLSQDPGSNEAAIKNYESALVGLGELYRDQKRVDALAELVRQARSIMSSFAKAKTSKLVRQLLDLFTTIPNTADTQIAVTKSCIEWAVSERRGFLRQNLETRLVSLYMQKQSYYEALTLINSLLKELKRLDDKLVLVEVQLLESRVYHALGNISKGRAALTSARTSAASVYTPPLLQAGLDMQSGMLHAEDGDFNTSFSYFIEAMEGYHSQDEEQKATSALQYMLLCKIMLNLGDDVTSLMTSKHAVKYAGKRLEAMKAVARAHTNRSLEEYETALTDYRQQLGSDRFITSHLRRLYDNMLEQNLIKVIEPFSRVEIDHVAKMVGLDTIQVERKLSQMILDKVIIGVLDQGAGCLIVYDESERDQGYDAALSTLEKLSNVVDVLYTNQASLLE; from the exons ATGGCCGTTCCGGACACGAGCTCGCGGATAGCGGAGGCGCAGAAGCTGGCCAAGTCGGAGCCTGACAAGGCCGAACACATCTACAAGGACTTTCTCTCACAAGACCCGGGCTCCAATGAAGCCGCCATCAAGAACTATGAGAGCGCTTTGGTCGGGCTCGGTGAGCTCTACCGTGACCAGAAGCGGGTGGATGCCCTCGCCGAGTTGGTCAGGCAAGCGCGATCCATAATGTCGTCGTTTGCGAAAGCGAAGACATCTAAGCTGG TCCGTCAGCTACTCGACCTGTTCACCACGATCCCCAACACGGCAGACACGCAAATCGCAGTCACCAAGTCATGCATAGAATGGGCCGTTTCAGAGCGAAGGGGCTTCTTACGGCAGAACCTAGAAACCCGACTCGTTTCTCTGTACATGCAGAAGCAGTCTTACTATGAGGCCCTCACCCTCATCAACAGTCTGCTGAAGGAGCTGAAGCGTTTGGACGACAAGCTTGTCTTGGTCGAAGTGCAGCTGCTAGAATCGAGGGTCTACCACGCCCTGGGCAACATATCAAAGGGTCGTGCCGCCCTCACATCTGCGCGAACATCGGCTGCCTCCGTCTATACCCCGCCTCTGCTACAGGCAGGTCTGGACATGCAGAGTGGAATGCTACACGCTGAGGACGGCGACTTCAACACGTCCTTTTCATACTTCATTGAGGCTATGGAGGGCTATCACTCACAAGACGAGGAGCAAAAGGCTACCTCTGCACTGCAGTATATGCTGCTCTGCAAGATTATGCTCAACCTTGGGGACGACGTAACATCGCTCATGACCTCCAAGCACGCCGTCAAGTACGCCGGCAAGCGGTTAGAGGCCATGAAGGCTGTGGCTCGCGCACATACCAACCGCAGTCTCGAGGAGTACGAAACCGCCCTGACCGACTACCGTCAACAGCTTGGTAGCGACCGATTCATCACATCCCACCTTCGCCGCTTGTATGACAACATGTTGGAGCAGAACCTCATCAAGGTCATTGAGCCCTTCAGCAGAGTGGAGATTGACCACGTCGCCAAGATGGTTGGTCTGGACACGATACAGGTTGAGCGCAAGCTTTCGCAGATGATTCTGGATAAGGTCATCATCGGAGTCCTAGATCAGGGTGCTGGCTGTCTCATTGTATATGACGAATCCGAACGCGACCAGGGCTACGACGCGGCGTTGAGCACCCTCGAAAAGCTCAGCAATGTAGTGGACGTGCTATACACGAATCAGGCGTCCCTCCTGGAGTAG
- a CDS encoding Dimer-Tnp-hAT domain containing protein, which translates to MEDFYMKEWRKEGPLGVYLDIINYINPPKQWSIFEDCQREAVNSMPTGASGGTREPIKPCVTRWNSYYDCFKRGVQLQQAINAYATYHIRETEQADEQAAIRGNKLPDVPRWMRSDGLTAADWAVITEYMAILQPLKFATDRLQGRGKCGRFGALYEVIPVFESVITELDARLRPYESVNHEPSEAPENHIPINLRAARRKASNYFTKILQSPIYYAATALYPRYKTYSKRFWRNKPTQLSTAHAKFLRVWAAYKPAAAATTPTPAPKPTMSSFDDAIDAILDEDGEHTMEVEDEYDSWLKEPIWTSDQHKEGPTAVQYWLSLKPKYPHLSRLAIDVLTIPASSSDCERVFTGTGDIIEPQRRKIGAQLLAALVCLQRWTRAGFTTPSTTTAAKHTDEELTEEFAIGTWEEPPAELS; encoded by the coding sequence atggaggatttttacatgaaggagtggcggaaagaaggaccgcttggcgtgtatcttgatattatcaactacatcaacccgccgaagcagtggagcatttttgaagattgccaacgcgaggcagttaacagcatgcccacaggcgccagcggcggcactcgcgagccaattaagccgtgtgttacacgttggaacagctattacgactgctttaagcgcggagttcagctccaacaagctatcaacgcatacgccacgtaccacattcgcgagactgaacaggctgacgaacaggcagctattagaggaaacaagctgcctgatgtgccgcggtggatgaggtcagacggccttacggcggctgactgggcggtgattactgagtacatggcgatactgcagccgctcaagtttgctacagatcgcctccaaggccgcggcaagtgtggccgttttggcgcactctacgaggtcatcccagtatttgagagtgtgataactgagctggatgcacgccttcggccatacgaatcggtcaaccacgagccatctgaggcgcccgaaaatcacatcccgatcaacctgcgagccgcgaggcgaaaagcgagcaattactttactaagatcctccaaagtcccatttactacgcagctacggcactatatccacgatataaaacatactctaagcgcttctggcgcaacaaacctacacaattgagcaccgcgcacgcgaagtttctgcgggtttgggctgcctacaagcctgccgctgctgccacaacaccaacccctgcgccaaaacctaccatgagcagctttgacgacgctatcgacgctatactagatgaggacggcgagcatacaatggaggtggaggatgagtacgatagctggttaaaagagcctatatggacgtctgatcaacacaaggagggtccaacagctgtacagtactggttatcgttgaagccgaagtatccacatctttcacgattggcgatcgacgtgttgactatacccgcctccagctctgattgtgagcgcgtttttacgggaactggcgatataattgagccacaaaggcggaaaattggcgcgcagttactggctgctttggtgtgcttgcaacggtggactcgtgcaggttttacaacaccaagcacgacaacagcagcaaagcatactgatgaggagctcacggaagagtttgcgataggaacgtgggaagagccgcctgcagaattgtcatag